In Vibrio coralliilyticus, the following are encoded in one genomic region:
- a CDS encoding M4 family metallopeptidase, with protein MKQRQMLYLIAAGLGASLPATAAEMVKVENDALLQQVLNAQSNSVVPLETGFAEVKRVVLPNGKVKVRYQQTHMGLPVFNTSVVATQTKSSQSEVYGVMAQGISGDLATVAPTLDEKQALAAAKNAFKKHSLGASDAPFENSQSKLMVWLDDSQTAKVVYMVDFFVAAKVPRRPFYLVDATTGEVLKHWEGINHAQATGTGPGGNEKTGQYNYGTDYPGFIVDKTGTTCTMNTPAVKTVDLNGGKSGSSAFSYPCSDDTNYNDHKYVNGAYSPLNDAHYFGKVVFDMYQDWMNTSPLTFQLTMRVHYGTDYENAFWNGSSMTFGDGKNTFYPLVDINVSAHEVSHGFTEQNSGLVYSNMSGGMNEAFSDIAGEAAEFYMKGSVDWIVGADIFKSEGGLRYFDLPSKDGRSIDHASQYYDGLNVHYSSGVYNRAFYLLANKAGWDVRKGFEIFTLANQLYWTANSTFDAGACGVAKAAADMGYNVSDVEEAFTTVGVNASCGTPSPNVLVKGTPVTNLSGSSSSETFYTFTVDSASSVVVSISGGTGDADLYVKAGSQPTTGNYDCRPYRYGNSEQCSLSATPGTTYHVMLRGYSSYSGVTLRLD; from the coding sequence ATGAAACAACGTCAAATGCTTTATCTGATTGCTGCTGGATTAGGAGCTAGCCTACCAGCAACAGCCGCAGAGATGGTTAAAGTTGAAAATGATGCATTACTACAGCAAGTGTTAAACGCTCAATCAAACAGCGTCGTCCCATTGGAAACCGGCTTCGCTGAAGTGAAACGAGTTGTTTTGCCGAATGGTAAAGTAAAGGTTCGTTATCAACAAACCCACATGGGTCTTCCGGTGTTCAACACCTCAGTGGTCGCCACTCAGACAAAAAGCAGCCAGAGTGAAGTTTACGGCGTCATGGCACAGGGAATCAGTGGTGACTTGGCAACTGTTGCCCCCACTCTGGATGAGAAACAAGCGCTCGCAGCAGCGAAAAACGCATTTAAGAAGCACTCTCTCGGGGCTTCTGATGCTCCGTTCGAAAACTCCCAATCGAAGCTGATGGTGTGGCTTGATGACTCTCAAACTGCAAAAGTCGTTTACATGGTAGACTTTTTTGTTGCGGCAAAGGTACCAAGACGCCCATTCTACTTGGTTGATGCTACAACTGGCGAAGTGCTGAAACATTGGGAAGGCATAAACCACGCTCAAGCGACAGGTACAGGCCCTGGTGGTAACGAAAAGACAGGTCAATACAACTACGGTACGGACTATCCGGGTTTTATTGTCGATAAAACAGGTACAACCTGTACGATGAATACCCCAGCGGTAAAAACGGTGGACTTGAATGGCGGTAAGTCAGGCAGCTCAGCATTTAGTTACCCATGTAGTGATGATACCAACTACAACGACCACAAATATGTGAATGGTGCGTATTCGCCTCTCAATGATGCGCATTACTTTGGTAAAGTTGTTTTTGATATGTACCAAGACTGGATGAATACATCGCCGTTAACTTTCCAGTTAACCATGCGTGTTCATTATGGAACTGACTACGAAAATGCTTTCTGGAATGGTTCATCCATGACATTTGGTGATGGCAAGAACACATTCTACCCGCTGGTTGATATTAACGTAAGTGCACACGAAGTGAGCCACGGTTTTACAGAGCAAAACTCAGGGTTAGTGTATTCCAACATGTCAGGTGGTATGAACGAAGCTTTCTCTGATATCGCAGGTGAAGCAGCGGAATTCTACATGAAAGGCTCGGTTGACTGGATTGTAGGTGCGGACATTTTTAAGTCTGAAGGCGGTCTACGTTACTTCGATCTGCCATCCAAAGACGGTCGTTCTATCGACCACGCTTCTCAGTACTACGATGGCCTAAATGTTCACTATTCAAGTGGTGTGTATAACCGAGCATTCTACTTGTTGGCGAACAAAGCGGGTTGGGACGTACGTAAAGGTTTTGAGATCTTTACATTGGCTAACCAGCTTTACTGGACGGCGAACAGCACATTCGACGCAGGTGCATGTGGTGTAGCAAAAGCAGCAGCCGATATGGGTTACAACGTGTCTGATGTTGAAGAGGCATTTACTACAGTAGGCGTAAACGCATCTTGTGGTACACCTTCTCCAAACGTTCTGGTAAAAGGCACTCCAGTGACTAACCTATCAGGCTCTAGTTCTTCTGAAACGTTTTACACGTTTACGGTAGATTCTGCGTCAAGTGTTGTTGTTTCTATCTCTGGTGGTACTGGTGATGCGGACCTTTATGTTAAAGCAGGTAGTCAACCTACAACTGGCAACTATGACTGTCGCCCATACCGTTACGGTAACAGCGAACAGTGTAGCTTATCAGCAACACCGGGTACGACTTACCATGTGATGCTAAGAGGCTACTCTAGCTACTCAGGCGTGACATTAAGATTAGATTAA
- the gntR gene encoding gluconate operon transcriptional repressor GntR yields MANKKKRPTLQDIADKVGVTKMTVSRCLRDPSLVSQAIQEKVNQAVEELGYIPNRAPDILSNAKSNAIGVLVPSLTNQVFAEVIRGIESVTTPAGYQTMIAHYGYSEELEEKSIASLLSYNVDAIILSENVHTDKAHKMLETASIPVVEIMDSFSPRIEQAVGFDNRLAARDMTKAMLAQGRENIAYFAARMDERTRLKMDGYQLALQEQGKVPVTLQTEEASSFTLGAKLLGELLQKHPEVDGIFCTNDDLAIGALFECQRRGIKIPEQMAIAGFHGHDISQAMTPKLATVITPREEIGQVAAQQLIQRLKGVESWKASIDLGYQIELGESL; encoded by the coding sequence ATGGCCAATAAGAAAAAACGCCCTACGTTGCAAGATATTGCAGATAAAGTTGGGGTGACAAAAATGACTGTCAGTCGTTGTTTACGCGACCCTTCTCTTGTCTCTCAAGCAATACAAGAAAAGGTTAATCAGGCGGTGGAAGAGTTGGGATATATTCCCAACCGCGCACCGGATATTCTGTCCAATGCGAAGTCGAATGCTATCGGTGTGCTGGTTCCTTCCTTAACTAACCAGGTTTTTGCTGAAGTGATACGTGGTATTGAATCGGTGACCACACCAGCAGGTTACCAAACGATGATCGCACACTACGGCTACAGTGAAGAGCTTGAAGAAAAGAGCATTGCTTCTCTGCTGTCATATAACGTTGATGCCATTATCCTCTCAGAGAATGTTCATACCGACAAGGCCCACAAGATGCTGGAGACCGCATCAATCCCTGTGGTAGAAATCATGGATTCATTCTCGCCTCGCATTGAGCAGGCTGTTGGGTTTGACAACAGGCTTGCGGCTCGAGACATGACAAAAGCCATGTTGGCACAGGGAAGAGAGAACATTGCGTACTTTGCTGCGCGGATGGATGAACGGACTCGATTAAAGATGGACGGTTATCAGTTGGCACTTCAAGAGCAGGGAAAAGTACCAGTTACTCTCCAGACGGAGGAAGCTTCGTCTTTTACCTTGGGCGCTAAACTATTAGGTGAGCTTTTACAAAAGCACCCTGAGGTAGACGGTATCTTCTGTACTAATGACGATTTAGCTATTGGTGCTTTGTTTGAATGCCAGAGACGTGGAATAAAGATCCCAGAACAAATGGCGATTGCTGGATTTCATGGTCATGATATCAGTCAGGCAATGACGCCAAAACTAGCGACAGTGATTACGCCACGTGAAGAGATCGGCCAAGTTGCTGCACAGCAATTAATTCAACGCCTTAAAGGTGTTGAAAGCTGGAAAGCGAGTATTGATTTGGGATATCAAATCGAATTAGGAGAAAGTCTGTGA
- a CDS encoding DUF3612 domain-containing protein encodes MMLSKSLIRQSHFLGTKIRNLRKRNHLTMEDLSARCIRVNPEYAPSVSYLSMIERGKRVPSIDMLEVIAEVFQKDPTWFLDDEPEQADITPDKGNRGGISGMALEPSFLFSNEILQIAIPEMLSQTGITGRQFAHLLIRAHQESNQNHFPDLERAAEEVGLKRLNLSAEDLMDIARSMGLTIRWVSRPPQDIVDELGVSAKQIVTSFFEPPGFIYLNEILKQYPTRLKYDLAVYIGHCVLHSKEGLKSVLSVGHANSWEEHNQAAPTSDLNSQDILQAWRDFESSFFAGALLCPKVPFRQLLDRSGYEIDVHLKAGVSPSVAMRRMTVVSPYPHWHYFDAYGQNKLKAVYRGNGIPLPWGNMRKVNDPCQHWAVFRRLSEPQNGSSAQISILNVGDEPRIYCCESVNMTDPAGNNRVLCAGIDLNPAIDAQGGDSRSIAEELKSLCVDNGGSASIPRHIQREFTTIAKILNINWIERGIQTDARVICSRGAVCPRKPSCYNGCQENVLM; translated from the coding sequence ATGATGCTGTCAAAAAGTCTAATTCGTCAGTCCCACTTTTTAGGGACCAAGATTCGAAACCTACGTAAACGCAACCATTTGACCATGGAAGATCTCTCGGCTCGCTGTATACGGGTTAATCCAGAATACGCCCCTTCTGTCTCCTATCTATCAATGATTGAGCGTGGGAAGCGTGTCCCTAGTATTGATATGTTGGAGGTCATCGCTGAAGTCTTCCAAAAAGATCCGACTTGGTTTCTGGATGATGAACCTGAGCAGGCCGACATCACACCTGATAAAGGTAATAGAGGTGGCATTAGTGGAATGGCACTTGAGCCAAGCTTCCTCTTCTCGAATGAGATTTTACAAATTGCTATTCCAGAAATGCTCTCTCAAACCGGTATTACTGGCCGCCAGTTTGCTCACTTATTGATCCGTGCCCATCAAGAAAGCAACCAAAACCACTTTCCTGATCTAGAACGTGCTGCGGAAGAAGTCGGATTGAAACGCCTTAATTTGTCTGCAGAAGATCTAATGGATATTGCTCGTAGTATGGGGCTAACGATACGCTGGGTGTCACGTCCACCGCAAGATATCGTCGATGAGCTTGGAGTCAGCGCAAAGCAGATCGTCACGTCTTTCTTTGAGCCACCCGGTTTTATCTATTTAAATGAGATTCTGAAACAATACCCGACTCGCTTGAAGTACGATTTGGCGGTCTACATCGGCCATTGTGTTCTGCATAGTAAAGAAGGACTAAAAAGTGTCTTGTCTGTTGGCCATGCCAATAGCTGGGAAGAACACAACCAAGCCGCACCAACCTCAGATCTCAACTCTCAGGATATTTTACAAGCATGGAGAGATTTTGAATCGAGCTTTTTTGCTGGTGCTCTGTTATGTCCTAAGGTGCCTTTCCGCCAGTTGCTCGACCGTAGCGGCTACGAGATTGATGTACACCTCAAAGCAGGGGTCTCCCCTTCTGTAGCAATGCGCCGAATGACGGTGGTGTCACCTTATCCACATTGGCATTACTTTGATGCCTATGGGCAGAACAAGCTGAAAGCGGTTTATCGCGGTAATGGCATCCCACTTCCTTGGGGAAACATGCGTAAGGTTAACGACCCTTGTCAGCACTGGGCGGTATTCAGAAGGCTTTCTGAGCCTCAAAACGGCAGCTCAGCGCAAATCTCTATTCTCAATGTTGGTGACGAGCCAAGAATCTACTGCTGTGAGTCAGTCAACATGACAGACCCTGCGGGCAACAATCGAGTTCTCTGCGCGGGTATCGATTTGAACCCAGCGATAGATGCTCAAGGTGGTGATTCACGTAGTATCGCCGAAGAACTGAAGTCTTTGTGTGTTGATAACGGGGGCAGTGCTTCGATTCCTCGCCATATCCAGAGAGAATTCACCACGATTGCCAAGATTCTTAATATTAACTGGATTGAGCGGGGTATTCAGACCGACGCTAGGGTGATCTGCTCCAGAGGCGCAGTGTGCCCTCGAAAACCAAGCTGCTATAACGGATGTCAGGAAAATGTACTGATGTGA